In Oryzias melastigma strain HK-1 linkage group LG18, ASM292280v2, whole genome shotgun sequence, one DNA window encodes the following:
- the znf219 gene encoding zinc finger protein 219, whose amino-acid sequence MDSPPECLLSLSCEQPQSPPTLPSLDHSPQASSPPADSPVILQTHSPEPSRLSPDTTPCFSLSSSPLQEEDGICHFVADAEEVLEGIPASPIPAVALFPGGQEAGCSPRLDSSPPDTPSAPFLGYGALELALSSGQSGNCSEELDLQLFRKDTATRTVSGVAAASGPALRFPCHVCGKRFRFQSILSLHARAHSLDRDRRASALYRSEISPPPLKKHLKTQQNHQDFIPNHRSRSNQRLLPGALMQHLTEDEDSSFKGPDDEQQKPNFSLEESTPLTPPLTEEPTSVTSPHSSATGEGSSFSANASTFRCHACKGKFRTASELARHVRILHNPYKCTLCPFSASQEESLASHLQDCHPSPDIPAQTPSRNLMDTPLPTPTHTPGPATNNPQITAAASSGSTSMPAFRCDTCGQRFTQSWFLKGHMRKHKDSLDHKCQVCGRGFKEPWFLKNHMKVHLNKLGLRAGLGSPGGGADLPSKGSVNSQSLNALYSSLLMAQRGGGARGGQRRSDRETEARAEMGLSKSAILGYLGLPGDGGGASCMERLQAVAQVAEMGNGGSGGGGITGNSGGGDPGRGGGTTRGGSSGETAPSTADGGDQAAWWQLVARSLGVSQQQPRPHQQQQGRRTPSRSPATAEADRVRAFLGGLEPREETGGAGGSWECPDCGKLFRSLQQVVVHARVHTQRPQKGGRDDDGSRTRRGGVGEVRPEPQPHGASSQQMADMGQESKLGRGSHQAGAATDYHSVISNLKGENGLAAATSMPSAPTRERVRGRGIKDCPYCGKAFRSSHHLKVHLRVHTGERPYKCPHCDYAGTQSGSLKYHLQRHHREQRNALSTSSNSSSSAVTSTINSLASGTSGMGKQRRSQLSQHLAKRGSADTPASRPGQQSWLLGVPDPQEHRKALGALRDVDLETQYRYLSGVMGALYQGGMEGGWIRESTPPKAPKVSRRKPLTTSRMVQPPTEKDGPMTSTQEGRFEPLDLSRRTSPGLGGLEENESMGGEEAGGMWGGGTPEGSAGVKLSQCLFCPFHTSSAELMAMHLQVNHTSKSRRKRGGPTLVEEDGVPKPPKKGLSGLDAVWRHMREAQPQTPLGEWPSAHPQTQNGLCEHLEDTPSHPDSMAKVDKIGEEGNDEEEELASLENGSVEDLQEQDLRISPDLSPAVSSIHMVEEEDKVLTD is encoded by the exons ATGGATTCTCCACCAGAATGTCTGCTGTCTCTTTCTTGTGAGCAGCCCCAGTCCCCCCCAACCCTGCCTTCCCTCGACCACAGCCCCCAGGCCTCCTCGCCTCCTGCCGACAGCCCCGTCATCCTGCAGACTCACAGCCCCGAACCCTCCCGCCTGAGCCCCGACACCACCCCGTGTTTCTCACTCTCCTCCTCTCCCCTCCAGGAGGAGGATGGGATCTGCCACTTTGTCGCCGACGCTGAAGAGGTGCTGGAAGGAATTCCGGCGTCTCCCATCCCGGCAGTGGCTCTGTTCCCAGGGGGTCAGGAGGCGGGATGTAGCCCTCGGTTGGACTCCTCGCCCCCGGACACACCATCGGCCCCGTTCCTCGGGTATGGGGCGCTGGAGCTGGCCCTGTCCTCGGGGCAGAGCGGAAACTGCAGTGAGGAGCTAGACCTCCAACTGTTCAGGAAGGACACCGCCACCAGGACCGTTTCGGGAGTGGCGGCCGCATCAGGGCCCGCCCTCAGGTTTCCTTGTCACGTGTGTGGGAAGAGGTTTCGGTTCCAGAGCATCCTGTCTCTCCACGCTCGCGCTCACAGTCTGGATCGAGATCGGCGAGCTTCGGCCCTGTATCGCTCTGAGATCTCGCCTCCTCCTCTGAAGAAGCACCTCAAAACCCAGCAGAACCACCAGGACTTCATTCCCAACCACAGAAGTCGCTCCAACCAGCGTTTACTTCCCGGAGCGCTCATGCAGCACCTCACCGAAGATGAGGACAGCAGCTTCAAAGGTCCAGATGACGAACAGCAGAAGCCAAACTTCTCCCTCGAGGAAAGCACACCCCTGACACCTCCTCTCACAGAGGAGCCCACATCAGTAACCTCCCCTCATTCCTCCGCAACTGGAGAAGGTTCTTCTTTCTCCGCAAATGCGTCTACATTTCGCTGCCACGCCTGCAAGGGAAAATTCCGCACGGCGTCTGAGTTGGCACGCCACGTCCGCATTCTCCACAATCCTTACAAGTGCACCCTGTGTCCTTTCTCCGCCAGCCAAGAGGAGAGCCTGGCCTCCCACCTGCAGGACTGCCATCCTTCCCCTGACATTCCTGCTCAGACGCCCTCCAGGAACCTCATGGACACTCCACTGCCCACCCCGACCCACACCCCAGGCCCAGCCACTAACAATCCTCAGATAACAGCTGCTGCCAGCTCTGGGTCCACGTCCATGCCGGCGTTTCGCTGCGACACCTGTGGACAACGGTTTACACAGTCCTGGTTCCTGAAGGGACACATGAGAAAGCACAAGGATTCCTTGGACCACAAGTGCCAGGTTTGTGGCCGAGGATTTAAGGAGCCCTGGTTCCTCAAAAACCACATGAAAGTTCATCTCAACAAGCTCGGCCTTAGGGCTGGACTGGGGTCTCCTGGAGGCGGTGCCGACCTGCCGTCCAAAGGTTCCGTTAACAGTCAGTCTCTCAACGCCCTGTACTCGAGTCTCCTTATGGCTCAGAGGGGAGGTGGGGCCAGAGGAGGACAGAGGAGATCTGACAGGGAGACTGAAGCCAGGGCAGAGATGGGACTGAGCAAGTCGGCCATCCTGGGATACCTGGGCTTGCCCGGTGACGGCGGTGGAGCCAGCTGTATGGAGAGACTCCAAGCAGTGGCTCAAGTGGCAGAAATGGGAAACGGTGGCAGTGGTGGTGGCGGCATCACTGGAAACTCAGGAGGAGGAGAcccaggaagaggaggaggaacaaCTAGAGGAGGGAGCTCGGGTGAAACGGCACCGTCCACGGCAGACGGGGGGGACCAGGCGGCCTGGTGGCAGCTGGTGGCTCGCAGCCTGGGGGTTTCTCAGCAGCAGCCGAGGCCCCATCAACAGCAGCAGGGACGCCGCACTCCAAGCCGAAGCCCGGCAACGGCAGAGGCAGACCGAGTGAGAGCCTTCCTGGGAGGCCTAGAGCCGAGAGAGGAGACGGGAGGAGCCGGGGGATCGTGGGAATGCCCCGACTGTGGAAAGCTGTTTCGCAGCCTGCAGCAGGTTGTGGTTCACGCTCGCGTTCACACCCAGAGGCCTCAGAAAGGAGGCCGGGATGATGACGGGAGTCGCACAAGAAGAGGAGGCGTCGGTGAGGTGAGGCCGGAACCTCAGCCACATGGCGCCTCGTCCCAGCAGATGGCAGACATGGGACAAGAATCCAAACTCGGCAGAGGATCGCATCAAGCAGGAGCAGCCACAGACTACCACTCTGTCATCTCCAACCTCAAAG GGGAAAACGGCCTGGCAGCAGCGACCTCCATGCCCTCGGCTCCCACCAGAGAGCGAGTTCGTGGCAGGGGGATTAAAGACTGCCCCTACTGCGGCAAGGCCTTCCGCTCCTCACACCACCTCAAAGTGCACCTGAGAGTTCACACAG GTGAGAGACCCTACAAATGCCCCCACTGTGACTACGCCGGTACTCAGTCTGGGTCGCTGAAGTACCACCTTCAGCGGCACCACCGGGAGCAACGAAACGCCTTATCAACCTCATCCAACTCGTCGTCCTCTGCCGTCACCTCCACCATCAACAGTCTGGCCTCTGGAACATCTGGGATGGGAAAGCAGCGCCGATCACAGCTCAGTCAGCACTTGGCTAAGCGGGGGTCAGCAGACACCCCTGCCTCCCGGCCCGGCCAGCAGTCCTGGCTCCTCGGAGTCCCCGACCCGCAGGAGCACCGGAAAGCTCTTGGTGCTCTGAGGGACGTGGACTTGGAGACCCAGTACAGGTACCTCTCTGGGGTGATGGGGGCCCTCTACCAAGGTGGGATGGAGGGAGGCTGGATCCGAGAATCCACACCCCCAAAGGCCCCCAAAGTGTCCCGGCGGAAGCCCCTCACAACAAGCCGGATGGTTCAACCCCCAACCGAGAAGGACGGCCCCATGACGTCCACCCAGGAGGGCAGGTTTGAGCCTCTGGACTTGTCCCGCCGCACCTCGCCAGGCCTGGGAGGGTTAGAGGAGAATGAAAGCATGGGAGGAGAGGAAGCAGGAGGCATGTGGGGGGGCGGTACACCTGAAGGCTCAGCGGGGGTCAAACTGAGCCAATGTTTGTTCTGCCCTTTCCACACATCGTCTGCAGAGCTGATGGCCATGCATCTGCAGGTCAACCACACCAGCAAGTCCAGGCGCAAAAGGGGCGGCCCCACTCTCGTAGAGGAAGACGGAGTCCCAAAGCCCCCCAAGAAGGGCCTCTCCGGCCTCGACGCGGTGTGGAGGCACATGAGGGAGGCGCAGCCCCAAACCCCACTGGGAGAGTGGCCTTCAGCGCACCCCCAGACCCAGAACGGTCTCTGTGAACACCTGGAGGACACTCCATCACATCCAGACTCCATGGCGAAGGTCGACAAGATAGGGGAGGAGGGAAATGACGAAGAGGAGGAGTTGGCGAGCTTGGAGAACGGCAGCGTGGAGGATCTACAAGAGCAGGATCTGAGGATTTCTCCGGATCTGTCACCAGCTGTGAGTTCCATCCACATGGTGGAAGAGGAGGACAAAGTCCTCACAGATTAG